In a genomic window of Streptomyces koelreuteriae:
- the rfbC gene encoding dTDP-4-dehydrorhamnose 3,5-epimerase: MRPLGIEGAWILEPKIFPDDRGSFHEWYRGEEFREATGHDLALAQANCSVSRRGVLRGVHFADVPPSQAKYVTCVRGAVLDVVIDIRVGSPTFGQWEAERLDDDTRHAVFLAEGLGHAFMALTDDATVVYLCSTGYAPEREHGIHPLDPALGIAWPEGITPLLSPKDEQAPTLAEAERQGLLPSYESCRAYYEELRAGRGDG, from the coding sequence ATGCGACCACTGGGGATAGAGGGCGCCTGGATTCTGGAGCCCAAGATCTTCCCGGACGACCGGGGCAGCTTCCACGAGTGGTACCGCGGCGAGGAGTTCCGCGAGGCCACAGGTCACGATCTGGCCCTGGCCCAGGCCAACTGCTCGGTCTCCCGGCGGGGTGTGCTGCGCGGTGTGCACTTCGCCGATGTGCCGCCCAGCCAGGCCAAGTACGTGACGTGTGTGCGCGGTGCCGTCCTGGACGTGGTGATCGACATCCGGGTGGGTTCCCCCACCTTCGGCCAGTGGGAGGCCGAACGACTCGACGACGACACCCGCCACGCGGTGTTCCTCGCCGAGGGGCTGGGCCACGCGTTCATGGCACTCACCGACGACGCGACGGTGGTCTACCTGTGCTCCACGGGCTACGCCCCGGAGCGTGAGCACGGCATCCACCCCCTCGACCCGGCCCTCGGCATCGCCTGGCCCGAGGGCATCACCCCGCTCCTCTCCCCCAAGGACGAACAGGCCCCGACCCTGGCCGAGGCGGAACGCCAGGGGCTGCTCCCGTCGTACGAGAGCTGCCGTGCGTACTACGAGGAGCTGCGGGCCGGCCGGGGAGACGGCTGA
- a CDS encoding glycosyltransferase family 2 protein gives MPVKVSVIIPVYNPGIYIEDCITSLQRQSLPPEEFEVIFVDDGSTDATPARLDALAAEDPRMKVIHQENSGWSGKPRNVGIAASRGEFVMFVDNDDYLGDEALERMYDYGVANGADVVVGKMAGKGRGVPVELFRRNHPRATVENAPLIDSLTPHKMIRRAFLDRTGLRFPEGRRRLEDHVFIAEAYLRAENVSVVSDYVCYYHIRRDDSSNAGFERFDPAGYFKNLREALDVVEKYTEPGPVRDRLFRRWLRVEMVERLRARRFLNLPDDYRRELFGEIHEVVVERFGPGVAEGLQPTQQVVAALTAADRYDDVVSFAEWEAGIAPKAAPAHVEWRDGSLSVGFTAEYTSGGEPMTFPADAEAAPLNDTPKDVTEAVEWVASQTAARFGQATADLLLRERSSAAQYFQPVEFTRETVPVGDGEEVRLVLRATATVDPAGLPDDGAWDALVRVKLGGWTKECRLGPAPRATRPTPDVGIVGDRTALPYWTEPHGNLSLHLGARGKRLGLGSMQPMDVTVSGDRFRAPLPLHVEGDREVPLRFVSSSRILDASGTLSPAPDGRGTVLEAAMPAKDLSRDTWRVAVCLTPGADRPRFTGLPFALRSADGQVLVVPAPGPGTALRVARRARRVLGAARRKVVSRIRTGGQ, from the coding sequence ATGCCGGTCAAGGTCAGCGTCATCATCCCCGTCTACAACCCGGGGATCTACATCGAGGACTGCATCACCTCGCTGCAGAGGCAGTCCCTGCCTCCCGAAGAGTTCGAGGTGATCTTCGTCGACGACGGTTCCACCGACGCCACCCCGGCCAGGCTCGACGCGCTCGCCGCCGAGGACCCCCGGATGAAGGTCATCCACCAGGAGAACTCAGGCTGGTCGGGCAAGCCCCGCAACGTCGGCATCGCCGCCTCCCGGGGCGAGTTCGTCATGTTCGTCGACAACGACGACTACCTGGGCGACGAGGCCCTGGAGCGGATGTACGACTACGGCGTGGCCAACGGCGCCGATGTCGTCGTGGGCAAGATGGCGGGCAAGGGCCGCGGCGTGCCGGTGGAGCTGTTCCGCCGCAACCACCCGCGCGCCACCGTCGAGAACGCCCCGCTCATCGACAGCCTCACCCCGCACAAGATGATCCGCCGTGCCTTCCTCGACCGCACCGGCCTGCGCTTCCCCGAGGGCAGACGGCGTCTGGAGGACCACGTCTTCATCGCCGAGGCGTATCTGCGCGCGGAGAACGTCTCCGTGGTCAGCGACTACGTCTGCTACTACCACATCCGGCGGGACGACAGCTCCAACGCCGGCTTCGAACGCTTCGATCCCGCCGGGTACTTCAAGAACCTCCGCGAGGCCCTCGACGTCGTCGAGAAGTACACCGAGCCCGGCCCGGTGCGCGACCGGCTCTTCCGCCGCTGGCTGCGCGTGGAGATGGTGGAGCGGCTGCGGGCCCGGCGCTTCCTGAACCTGCCGGACGACTACCGCAGGGAGCTGTTCGGGGAGATCCACGAGGTCGTCGTCGAGCGGTTCGGTCCCGGGGTCGCGGAAGGGCTGCAGCCGACGCAGCAGGTCGTCGCCGCACTGACCGCGGCCGACCGGTACGACGATGTCGTGTCCTTCGCGGAATGGGAGGCCGGCATCGCGCCCAAGGCGGCCCCCGCGCACGTGGAGTGGCGGGACGGCTCCCTCAGCGTCGGCTTCACGGCCGAGTACACCTCCGGCGGCGAGCCGATGACCTTCCCCGCCGACGCCGAGGCGGCCCCGCTGAACGACACGCCCAAGGACGTGACCGAGGCCGTGGAATGGGTGGCCTCACAGACCGCCGCGCGCTTCGGGCAGGCCACGGCCGATCTGCTGCTGCGGGAGCGCTCCAGCGCCGCGCAGTACTTCCAGCCGGTGGAGTTCACGCGCGAGACCGTGCCCGTCGGGGACGGCGAGGAGGTCCGGCTGGTGCTGCGGGCGACCGCCACCGTCGACCCGGCCGGCCTGCCGGATGACGGCGCCTGGGACGCGCTCGTACGGGTCAAGCTGGGCGGCTGGACCAAGGAATGCAGGCTGGGCCCGGCCCCGCGGGCCACCCGGCCCACGCCGGACGTGGGAATCGTCGGCGACCGGACCGCCCTGCCGTACTGGACGGAGCCGCACGGCAACCTCTCCCTTCACCTCGGGGCCCGGGGCAAGCGGCTCGGCCTGGGCAGCATGCAGCCGATGGACGTCACCGTCTCCGGGGACCGCTTCCGTGCCCCGCTGCCGCTGCACGTCGAGGGCGACCGGGAGGTGCCGCTGCGGTTCGTCTCCTCCAGCCGGATCCTCGACGCGTCCGGCACGCTCTCCCCCGCCCCGGACGGGCGCGGGACGGTGCTGGAGGCGGCGATGCCCGCCAAGGACCTCTCGCGCGACACCTGGCGGGTGGCCGTGTGTCTGACCCCGGGCGCCGACCGGCCCCGCTTCACCGGGCTGCCGTTCGCGCTGCGCTCCGCCGACGGTCAGGTGCTGGTCGTGCCGGCGCCGGGGCCCGGCACCGCCCTGCGGGTGGCACGGCGCGCGCGGCGGGTACTCGGTGCCGCGCGGCGGAAGGTGGTTTCCCGTATCAGGACCGGAGGGCAGTGA